From one Pseudopipra pipra isolate bDixPip1 chromosome 2, bDixPip1.hap1, whole genome shotgun sequence genomic stretch:
- the TSKU gene encoding tsukushi isoform X3: MQFLAWFNLLLLLPCFGMTKTCFPGCHCEVETFGLFDSFSLTKVDCSGIGSHIVPVPIPLDTSYLDLSSNKLETINESMLMGPGYTTLVSLDLSYNKIAKISSTTFSRLRYLESLDLSHNSLEVLPEDCFSSSPLGDIDLSNNKLLDIAMDIFASKGQGKSLNVDLSNNMLSTITRHHKKSIPNIQNLNLSGNRLTFVPNLQGIPLRYLNLDGNPLVKVEKGDFTGLKDLIHLSLSGLRGFQELSPHSFKELSALQVLDLSNNPNLSSLTAEVIFGLNSLQELNLSGTSVSSLPKTVLKYLPSIKSITLGKNIQCLKTIKEGQYHRQIGLTKKEVLSCHDSHGSIAAAPYVS; encoded by the coding sequence ATGCAGTTCCTGGCCTGGTTCAAtttgctgcttctccttccttgTTTTGGTATGACCAAAACCTGCTTCCCCGGCTGCCACTGTGAAGTGGAAACCTTTGGTCTCTTTGACAGCTTTAGCTTGACCAAGGTGGACTGCAGTGGAATAGGCTCACATATTGTTCCTGTCCCAATACCTCTGGATACCTCCTACTTGGATCTATCATCAAACAAACTGGAAACAATAAATGAATCAATGCTTATGGGCCCTGGATACACCACACTGGTGAGTCTTGACCTGAGCTACAACAAAATTGCCAAGATTTCCTCCACAACCTTCTCCAGGCTTCGGTACCTGGAGTCCTTAGATCTGAGTCATAACTCTTTGGAAGTCCTTCCAGAAGACTGTTTCTCCAGTTCTCCTCTAGGTGACATAGATTTGAGCAATAACAAGCTCTTGGATATAGCTATGGATATTTTTGCATCAAAAGGTCAAGGAAAATCCCTGAATGTGGATCTATCCAATAATATGCTCAGCACAATTACAAGGCACCATAAAAAGAGTATCCCCAACATCCAGAATTTAAATCTTTCTGGAAACAGGCTAACATTTGTGCCAAACCTTCAAGGCATTCCTCTCCGATATTTAAATCTTGATGGGAACCCTCTGGTTAAGGTTGAGAAAGGAGACTTCACAGGGCTGAAAGATTTGATTCATTTATCCCTCAGTGGCCTGCGTGGCTTTCAAGAGTTATCTCCTCATAGCTTCAAGGAACTCTCAGCCCTTCAAGTTCTGGATTTATCCAACAATCCCAACTTGAGTTCACTGACTGCTGAAGTTATCTTTGGTCTGAACTCCCTACAAGAGCTCAACCTCTCTGGGACAAGTGTGTCATCCTTGCCAAAGACTGTGCTGAAATATCTGCCTTCCATCAAAAGCATCACCTTGGGGAAGAACATACAGTGTCTTAAGACTATCAAAGAAGGACAGTACCACAGACAAATTGGGTTGACTAAAAAAGAAGTCCTCAGTTGCCATGACAGCCATGGGTCCATAGCAGCAGCACCTTATGTTTCGTGA